DNA sequence from the Maridesulfovibrio frigidus DSM 17176 genome:
CTAATGTTTTTCATAAGAGAATCCTACCTTCATGGGTGCAGGTGCGTGCTTGCTGTTACTGGAAAAGGTAAAAATTCTCCGGGCGGACAGTCTGTTCTCAAAAGAGAAATTCAAGGCTGGCTGACTCGCGATCCTTTCCGCCGTGTTGTGTTAGCATTTTGTACTGCTCAGCCCAAAGATGGCGGAGCCGGTGCAGTTTATATCCTCCTGCGCAGCCAAAAGAAAGCGAAGGACAAAGTTACGTGGGATAAGGGAATCAATTGGGACAAATAAACGTTTCCTGTTCTGTTTCGGCGCAAAATGAGGATGTAAGTGGATAATTTTATTGAATCACGACAGATCAAAATTGCTTTCGGCATCCCATTTGACAGTCTGGATTTTCACGAACTGCTTGTCGCGGTAGGTGAACTTGTTGAATCCAGACGCAAAAAATTTATTTTTGCGGTTTCTGCACCGTGGTTACTTGAATATGGGAGAAATCCTTTAAACAGATTAGATGATACAGACATTTTTTTAGCCACGGACTCGACACTAACAGGCATGGCTAGCAAACACGGCCAGAATATAAAATTGCCTATGGAATATTTTGAATTTCCAGAGCAAATAGCCACAATATGCGCACATTATGGACATAGCCTTCTCCATGTTTCAGCTACGTCTCTAAAAACTGATATACTGGTAGCAGATGGCTATGTTCCGCTTTCATGGGATCTATTTACGAATTTCAAAATTTCAGACGAATTAGATGAAAAGCAAAAGGATTCAATAGTTTCCGCAGCAGCAAATTTAAACCCGAACATTATTTTAATTTCAGCATCACCAGATGAGCTTAGAAAATTTATTCCTGAAATTTACAAAAAAATGCCTAATTGCCTGCTCATCTGCACTCCAATAGATGAAGTAAAATGTAACTTAAAAGATAAAATTTCGAACATCATTTCACCGTTACTTTTAATGCGGCAAGAAACACTTTTTCTGCAACACATAAAAGAATCGTGTTCCATTTCAGTTCCAAGCTCCATCAGCTATGACGACAAAAAAGAACATGCGCTAATTAAAGTTTCAGGAGTTCTAAGCTCTGCAATAATTCCCGAGCTTGGGCGGATGGGAAAAAAAATGTTGCAGCAAGACATGGATATTGAGCTTGATTTGTCTAAAACAACGGCCATCTCTATCAAAGGTCTGGAAGCAATTTTTTATTTAAATAGAATCTGTACACATTATAATAAAAAAGTTTCCATTCAAAATATTTCTCCAGAAGTACTCACTCTTATGCATCAATCCGGTATCGCTTCGTTTTTTAAAGACTTACCGGGAATTGCTGAAGACGAGCCTAATGAACAAGGTGATGCTATTGATGAGAGTGAATTTGAATAATACATATCCGACATACGCCTAAAGCATATTAACCGGATCAAGATCAAGCGTTATTCTAACATTTTTCTTATCAGGACTAAGTCTCATTGCTTCAGCATACAAATCACGCGTTTTTGTCCAGTCATCGGATTTGATAAGGCAGTTAAATCTTTTACGCCCTTTGAGCAAAGCCATCGGAGCCGGCACGGGTCCCATCGCCATTAGTCCTGCCTTCGTAGCACTCTCACGAATTTTATCAAAAAATTTGGGAAACAGATCCCCCCCACCCCAGTTAAGTGGATGGCTTATTCTAATGAGTGCAAGTTTAGTGAATGGCGGATAGCGGAATTTGCGTCTCTTATCAATTTCGCGTTCAAAAAAAGTATTGTAATCAGCTGACGAAACGGAACTCCAAATTGGATTTTCAGGATTTCTGGTTTGAATGATAACTTCACCGGGTTTCTCCCCCCTGCCAGCCCTACCTGAAACCTGCACCAGTAGCTGAAACGTACGTTCAGCAGAACGATAATCGGGAAGATTTAGTCCCAAGTCACCCTCTGAAACAACAACAAGAGTTACCCCGGGAAAGTTGTGCCCTTTAGATAACATCTGTGTACCAACAAGAACCTGAGCTTCACCTTTGGCAAAATTTTTCAAAATCTCTTCGAGCCGCTCCTGTCTGCGAGTACTGTCTCGATCCATGCGCAAAATTTTTGTTTCAGGTGGCAACGCTTTGGCAACCTGTTCTTCAAGTCGCTCGGTTCCTCCGCCAAGAGGCAGAAGATTATTTCCACCGCACATTGTGCATGGCAAAGGAAAATGATGAGCATTACCGCAATAATGGCAAATTAACCGCTCACGCCCCTTGTGGTAGGTCATGCTGACATTACAATGCGGGCATTTAATCGGCTCTTCACAGTCGATGCAATAAATAAGAGGTGAGAATCCACGACGATTAAGCATGATTACAGCTTGCTCACCGCGCGCAATAACTTCTTTTAATCGGTCTTCTGTTTCAGGCGCAAAAGGCTGCTCAGGGTTCTTAATAGTGCTGGTATCAACTATCCGCACTTTCGGAAGCATGGATTTACCAACTCTTTTTTCCATTGAAATGAGATTAAAAGCGCCCTGCTGCGCGGCATAAAATGTCTTTAAATCAGGCGTAGCCGAACCTAATACGAGTAAGCTTTTAGTTTTTTGAGCGAGAAAATAAGCGACTTCTTTAGCCTGATACGGAAGGCGTTCTTCCTGCTTATATGACTCATCATGTTCTTCATCAATAATAAACAGACCGGGATTTTGAACAGGCAAAAACAACGCAGAACGGGTCCCGATAATCAGCGTAGGCTTCTTGGCGGTTGCTACAGCACGGAAAATAGCTTCTTTGCGAACGGGAGTTTGATAGCCGTGATAAAGATATTTATCTGTATCTGGAAAAAGAGGACAAATACTATTCCAGAGAGAGTACGCAAGCGCAATTTCAGGCACTAAAACGACAGCAGAACGTCCCTGATCAAGACACTTACGTGCAGCAGTCATATAGACAAGCGTTTTTCCGCTTCCAGTTATACCATGCAAAAGCTTAACTTCACTTTTGTCACTATCAAGAGCTTCTTCCAACTCCTCAA
Encoded proteins:
- a CDS encoding STAS domain-containing protein, translated to MDNFIESRQIKIAFGIPFDSLDFHELLVAVGELVESRRKKFIFAVSAPWLLEYGRNPLNRLDDTDIFLATDSTLTGMASKHGQNIKLPMEYFEFPEQIATICAHYGHSLLHVSATSLKTDILVADGYVPLSWDLFTNFKISDELDEKQKDSIVSAAANLNPNIILISASPDELRKFIPEIYKKMPNCLLICTPIDEVKCNLKDKISNIISPLLLMRQETLFLQHIKESCSISVPSSISYDDKKEHALIKVSGVLSSAIIPELGRMGKKMLQQDMDIELDLSKTTAISIKGLEAIFYLNRICTHYNKKVSIQNISPEVLTLMHQSGIASFFKDLPGIAEDEPNEQGDAIDESEFE
- the priA gene encoding replication restart helicase PriA, which codes for MTTLWQACLASPPYSIYTYSAPADLPQLSEGQRVLVPLGKSFRVAFLIEIQTVAPENIELKSIVWPLEKHPLLNSTHFQLYRNIATRQLQPLGKVLENVVPKRFRSAKLTFKIADRNFPTKIKGADLARMSFESRLNLVSIYNDDRMNVSLPASIEKEEYVSLTTDPPWPVRPNAARQLQVLEYIYENGPREKGFLKMIMGDWTTGVINKLQSDLLLKVGPPPAEERNPAEKCQISSDEWDFIPTEQQQAAIEELEEALDSDKSEVKLLHGITGSGKTLVYMTAARKCLDQGRSAVVLVPEIALAYSLWNSICPLFPDTDKYLYHGYQTPVRKEAIFRAVATAKKPTLIIGTRSALFLPVQNPGLFIIDEEHDESYKQEERLPYQAKEVAYFLAQKTKSLLVLGSATPDLKTFYAAQQGAFNLISMEKRVGKSMLPKVRIVDTSTIKNPEQPFAPETEDRLKEVIARGEQAVIMLNRRGFSPLIYCIDCEEPIKCPHCNVSMTYHKGRERLICHYCGNAHHFPLPCTMCGGNNLLPLGGGTERLEEQVAKALPPETKILRMDRDSTRRQERLEEILKNFAKGEAQVLVGTQMLSKGHNFPGVTLVVVSEGDLGLNLPDYRSAERTFQLLVQVSGRAGRGEKPGEVIIQTRNPENPIWSSVSSADYNTFFEREIDKRRKFRYPPFTKLALIRISHPLNWGGGDLFPKFFDKIRESATKAGLMAMGPVPAPMALLKGRKRFNCLIKSDDWTKTRDLYAEAMRLSPDKKNVRITLDLDPVNML